A single window of Lytechinus variegatus isolate NC3 chromosome 8, Lvar_3.0, whole genome shotgun sequence DNA harbors:
- the LOC121419720 gene encoding integumentary mucin A.1-like, whose product MNLGYMISILLHLSSLLHNESADAHPAERRIGSLFSDLALIGGRRYQKRSGSKSGSSSGGSSIGSRSGGNSGSRSESNDSSDERFRKTYPSATLPTTTVTTLPRTMPPSVTSARTAATTPLPPPPPTPLETTVTPSMTPTVRVETTEPATSTTATPSTQKATATPITSSSPTTPTTPTTPTTSKTITTATTPTIPTTPTTTTIPTTPTTTTIPTTPTTPTTSTTPTTTMPTTTTTPTTPKTPTTTTTPTTPTTPTTPTTPTTTTTPTTPTTPTTPTTPTTPTTPTTPTTPATTTTPTTPTTQTTPSTPTTPTTPPSTTMCIRRGDICPGE is encoded by the exons ATGAACCTTGGATATATGATCTCCATCTTACTGCATTTATCATCTCTGTTACACAATGAATCAGCGGATG ctcATCCAGCTGAACGCAGGATCGGATCTCTCTTCTCTGACTTGGCCCTCATCGGTGGTAGGAGATATCAGAAACGATCGGGAAGCAAGAGTGGTAGCAGCAGCGGTGGAAGCAGTATTGGAAGCAGAAGTGGTGGCAACAGTGGTAGCAGAAGTGAGAGCAATGATTCATCCGACGAGCGTTTCAGAAAGACATATCCCTCGGCAACTCTTCCTACCACAACAGTGACAACACTTCCCAGAACCATGCCACCAAGCGTTACATCAGCTCGCACGGCGGCGACAACTCCgctgccaccaccaccaccaacaccactaGAAACGACGGTGACACCCTCTATGACGCCTACAGTTCGAGTTGAAACTACGGAGCCAGCCACTTCGACGACAGCCACTCCTTCGACGCAGAAAGCAACGGCAACTCCCATCACATCCAGCTCTCCAACCACACCTACCACTCCCACTACACCAACCACTTCAAAGACAATTACAACAGCTACAACGCCTACAATCCCAACCACTCCTACAACTACTACCATCCCAACCACTCCTACAACTACTACCATCCCAACGACCCCTACGACGCCAACGACATCAACTACCCCTACGACTACTATGCCAACAACAACGACGACGCCAACTACTCCTAAAACACCTACTACTACCACGACACCTACGACTCCTACCACCCCTACAACACCGACGACACCTACGACTACTACCACACCAACTACTCCTACAACTCCTACGACACCAACAACCCCTACAACACCGACGACACCTACGACTCCTACAACACCTGCTACTACGACGACACCTACGACCCCTACGACACAAACTACCCCTTCGACTCCTACCACACCTACCACTCCACCAAGTACTACCATGTGTATACGTCGAGGAGATATCTGCCCAGGAGAGTGA